In Malania oleifera isolate guangnan ecotype guangnan chromosome 8, ASM2987363v1, whole genome shotgun sequence, a single window of DNA contains:
- the LOC131162209 gene encoding uncharacterized protein LOC131162209 isoform X2, with the protein MGFFGGKWGLRLGFVSAILYLQGLFTVSIESAERPNTRFLLMSNVTSRERHSVEYCAMYGICGARSDGKVVNCPYGSPSVKPDELLSSKVQSLCPTITGNVCCTEAQFDTLRAQVQQAIPLLVGCPACLRNFLNLFCELSCSPNQSLFINVTSISKINNNMTVNGIDFFVSDAFGEGLYNSCKDVKFGTMNSRALEFIGAGAQNFKDWFSFIGRRAGLNMPGSPFAINFLSTATESSGMKPMNVSTYSCGDTSLGCSCGDCPSSPVCSNSLPPSPNKKGSCSVRIGSLKAKCIEFALAILYIILVSLFFGWGLFHRTRERNPASRRKPLFRSMDGSALHSMNRHKDENIPVQKFEDAPQVRSGVQLSIVQGYMSNFYRKYGTMVARHPTLVLFSSLALVLLLCLGLIHFKVETRPEKLWVGPGSKAAEEKQFFDSHLAPFYRIEQLILATIPDAIHGKSPSIVTEKNIKLLFEIQRKYFKFDAKNYDDYGGVEHAEYCFQNYASADKCRSAFKAPLDPSTALGGFSGNNFSEASAFIVTYPVNNAIDKEGNRTQKAVAWEKAFIQLAKDELLTLVQSQNLTLSFSSESSIEEELKRESTADAITILISYLVMFAYISLTLGDMNRVSFFYISSKILLGLCGVALVMLSVLGSVGFFSAIGVKSTLIIMEVIPFLVLAVGVDNMCILVHAVKRQPLELPLEGRISNALVEVGPSITLASLSEVLAFAVGSFIPMPACRVFSMFAALAVLLDFLLQITAFVALIVFDFLRAEDRRVDCFPCIKIPSSNSDSDKGIGQRKPGLLARYMKEVHASILSIWGVKIVVVSVFVAFTMASIALCTRIEPGLEQKIVLPQDSYLQGYFDNVSEYLRIGPPLYFVVKNYNYSSESRHTNQLCSISQCDSGSLLNEIARASLIPESSYIAKPAASWLDDFLVWLSPEAFGCCRKFSNGTYCPPDDQPPCCSSDGSSCGLGGVCKDCTTCFHHSDLHNDRPSTAQFRNKLPWFLSSLPSADCAKGGHGAYTNSVELKGYENGVIQASEFRTYHTPLNKQIDYVNSMRAAREFSSKVSDSLKIQIFPYSVFYMFFEQYLDIWRTALINLAIAIGAVFIVCLVITCSLWSSAIILLVLAMIVVDLMGVMAILNIQLNAVSIVNLVMSVGIAVEFCVHITHAFLVNSGDRDQRIKEALGTMGASVFSGITLTKLVGVIVLCFSRTEVFVVYYFQMYLALVLLGFLHGLVFLPVILSMFGPPSRCVVTNGRENQPSASSQL; encoded by the exons ATGGGTTTCTTCGGCGGAAAATGGGGGCTCCGTCTAGGGTTTGTGTCGGCGATTCTGTATTTACAG GGCTTATTTACTGTATCTATAGAGAGTGCAGAGAGGCCCAATACACGGTTTCTTTTGATGTCTAATGTTACATCTCG GGAAAGGCACTCTGTAGAATATTGTGcaatgtatggtatatgtggaGCACGCAGTGATGGAAAAGTAGTGAACTGCCCCTATGGTTCTCCATCTGTGAAG CCAGACGAGCTGCTTTCTTCAAAGGTCCAAAGTTTGTGTCCAACAATCACTGGCAATGTTTGTTGTACAGAGGCTCAATTTGACACTCTACGGGCCCAAGTCCAGCAA GCAATTCCTTTACTTGTAGGATGTCCTGCTTGCTTGAGGAACTTCTTGAATTTGTTTTGTGAGCTTTCCTGCTCGCCAAATCAAAGTTTATTCATCAATGTGACTTCTATTTCCAAG ATCAACAATAACATGACTGTGAACGGGATTGATTTTTTTGTATCTGATGCTTTTGGTGAAGGGTTATATAACTCCTGCAAGGATGTAAAGTTTGGTACCATGAATAGTCGAGCCCTAGAATTTATTGGTGCCGGTGCTCAAAATTTCAAAG ACTGGTTTTCTTTTATTGGTAGACGAGCTGGCCTTAATATGCCAGGTTCACCATTTGCCATTAATTTCCTGTCAACTGCTACTGAGTCATCTGGAATGAAACCTATGAATGTATCTACTTATTCCTGCGGTGACACATCACTGGGCTGTTCATGTGGTGATTGTCCTTCATCTCCTGTCTGTTCTAATTCGCTGCCTCCTTCCCCCAacaaaaagggttcatgttcaGTGAGAATTGGGTCTCTCAAG GCAAAATGTATTGAATTTGCCTTAGCAATCCTCTATATTATATTGGTTTCTTTGTTTTTTGGGTGGGGTTTGTTTCATCGTACAAGAGAAAGGAACCCTGCTTCTAGAAGAAAGCCATTGTTCCGTTCCATGGATGGTAGTGCACTCCATTCCATGAACAGGCATAAAGATGAGAACATCCCTGTGCAG AAGTTTGAGGATGCTCCTCAAGTTAGAAGTGGGGTTCAACTTTCAATTGTGCAAGGATACATGTCAAATTTCTACAG GAAATATGGAACAATGGTTGCTAGACATCCAACCCTTGTGTTGTTTTCATCTTTGGCTTTAGTTCTTCTACTTTGTTTAGGTCTGATCCATTTCAAGGTGGAGACACGGCCTGAGAAG CTCTGGGTAGGGCCAGGAAGCAAAGCTGCAGAAGAGAAACAGTTTTTTGACAGCCACCTAGCCCCTTTTTACAGGATAGAACAG CTTATCTTGGCTACAATTCCAGATGCAATTCATGGCAAATCTCCCAGTATTGTGACAGAGAAAAACATCAAATTACTTTTTGAAATACAAAGGAAG TATTTCAAGTTCGATGCCAAAAATTATGACGATTATGGAGGAGTTGAACATGCTGAATATTGTTTTCAG AATTATGCATCTGCGGATAAATGCAGGAGTGCTTTTAAAGCCCCACTTGATCCAAGCACTGCATTAGGGGGCTTCTCTGGGAACAATTTTTCTGAG GCTTCTGCATTTATAGTGACTTATCCTGTAAACAACGCGATTGATAAAGAAGGAAATAGAACTCAAAAGGCAGTGGCTTGGGAAAAGGCTTTCATTCAGCTAGCAAAA GATGAGCTATTGACATTGGTGCAATCTCAAAATCTAACACTTTCATTTTCATCGGAAAGCTCGATTGAGGAAGAACTAAAAAGAGAAAGTACCGCAGATGCCATAACTATATTG ATTAGCTATCTTGTGATGTTTGCTTACATTTCTTTGACTTTGGGCGATATGAATCGGGTATCCTTCTTTTATATTTCCTCCAAG ATATTGCTCGGTCTTTGTGGAGTTGCACTGGTCATGCTCTCTGTTCTTGGTTCAGTAGGATTCTTCAGTGCCATTGGAGTAAAATCTACACTAATCATCATGGAAGTCATTCCTTTTCTCGTTCTAGCT GTTGGTGTGGATAACATGTGTATCCTGGTGCATGCTGTTAAGCGGCAACCATTGGAGCTGCCCCTAGAGGGACGAATAAGTAATGCACTTGTGGAAGTTGGACCATCCATTACACTTGCTAGTCTATCGGAGGTTTTAGCTTTTGCAGTTGGAAGTTTTATTCCTATGCCTGCATGTCGAGTGTTCTCCATGTTTGCAG CATTGGCTGTTCTCCTGGACTTCCTTTTGCAAATTACTGCCTTTGTTGCATTGAtagtttttgactttttgagAGCTGAGGATAGGAGAGTTGATTGTTTTCCATGTATAAAAATCCCTTCATCAAACTCTGATTCTGATAAAG GTATTGGTCAGAGGAAACCTGGTTTACTGGCTCGATACATGAAG GAGGTTCATGCATCCATTCTCAGTATTTGGGGAGTTAAAATAGTTGTTGTTTCTGTCTTTGTTGCTTTTACAATGGCAAGCATT GCATTATGTACTAGGATTGAACCTGGTCTGGAGCAAAAGATTGTTCTGCCCCAAGACTCTTATCTTCAG GGTTACTTTGATAATGTTTCAGAGTATCTTAGAATTGGGCCACCATTGTATTTTGTTGTGAAGAATTACAACTATAG TTCAGAATCAAGGCATACAAACCAGTTGTGCTCCATTAGCCAATGTGATTCAGGTTCTCTTTTAAATGAG ATCGCTCGAGCATCCTTGATACCAGAATCAAGCTACATTGCTAAACCAGCTGCTTCATGGCTTGATGATTTCCTTGTCTGGCTCTCTCCGGAAGCCTTTGGTTGCTGTCGGAAATTTTCAAATGGAACTTATTGTCCTCCCGATGATCAG CCTCCATGTTGTTCTTCTGATGGAAGTTCTTGTGGCTTGGGTGGAGTATGCAAAGATTGTACCACG TGTTTCCATCACTCTGATTTGCATAATGATCGTCCATCTACAGCACAATTCAGGAATAAACTTCCATGGTTTCTTAGTTCTCTACCCTCTGCCGATTGTGCTAAAGGTGGCCATGGGGCGTACACTAACAGTGTGGAACTGAAAG GGTATGAGAATGGTGTTATTCAAGCATCAGAGTTCCGTACATATCACACACCCCTTAACAAGCAA ATAGACTATGTTAATTCAATGAGGGCTGCACGAGAGTTCTCTTCAAAGGTTTCTGATTCTTTAAAG ATCCAGATATTTCCATATTCAGTGTTTTACATGTTTTTTGAGCAATATCTTGACATATGGAGAACAGCATTGATCAATCTTGCTATAGCTATTG GTGCAGTATTTATTGTTTGTTTAGTTATAACTTGCAG TCTATGGAGTTCAGCAATCATTTTACTGGTGTTGGCTATGATTGTTGTGGATCTCATG GGTGTAATGGCAATTTTGAATATCCAGCTGAATGCAGTGTCCATTGTTAATCTTGTGATGTCTGTAGGCATCGCTGTTGAGTTTTGCGTGCATATAACACATGCTTTCTTG GTAAACAGCGGGGACAGAGACCAACGCATTAAGGAGGCTCTGGGTACAATGGGTGCTTCTGTCTTCAg TGGAATTACACTCACAAAGCTTGTCGGGGTGATCGTTCTTTGCTTTTCAAGGACAGAAGTTTTTGTG gtTTATTACTTCCAAATGTATCTAGCATTGGTCCTCCTTGGTTTCTTGCATGGGCTTGTATTTTTACCT GTAATACTGAGCATGTTTGGTCCGCCCTCGAGGTGTGTGGTAACCAACGGGCGAGAAAATCAGCCATCTGCCTCATCTCAGCTATAA
- the LOC131162209 gene encoding uncharacterized protein LOC131162209 isoform X1: MGFFGGKWGLRLGFVSAILYLQGLFTVSIESAERPNTRFLLMSNVTSRERHSVEYCAMYGICGARSDGKVVNCPYGSPSVKPDELLSSKVQSLCPTITGNVCCTEAQFDTLRAQVQQAIPLLVGCPACLRNFLNLFCELSCSPNQSLFINVTSISKINNNMTVNGIDFFVSDAFGEGLYNSCKDVKFGTMNSRALEFIGAGAQNFKDWFSFIGRRAGLNMPGSPFAINFLSTATESSGMKPMNVSTYSCGDTSLGCSCGDCPSSPVCSNSLPPSPNKKGSCSVRIGSLKAKCIEFALAILYIILVSLFFGWGLFHRTRERNPASRRKPLFRSMDGSALHSMNRHKDENIPVQKFEDAPQVRSGVQLSIVQGYMSNFYRKYGTMVARHPTLVLFSSLALVLLLCLGLIHFKVETRPEKLWVGPGSKAAEEKQFFDSHLAPFYRIEQLILATIPDAIHGKSPSIVTEKNIKLLFEIQRKVDGIRANYSGSVVSLTDICMKPLGQDCATQSVLQYFKFDAKNYDDYGGVEHAEYCFQNYASADKCRSAFKAPLDPSTALGGFSGNNFSEASAFIVTYPVNNAIDKEGNRTQKAVAWEKAFIQLAKDELLTLVQSQNLTLSFSSESSIEEELKRESTADAITILISYLVMFAYISLTLGDMNRVSFFYISSKILLGLCGVALVMLSVLGSVGFFSAIGVKSTLIIMEVIPFLVLAVGVDNMCILVHAVKRQPLELPLEGRISNALVEVGPSITLASLSEVLAFAVGSFIPMPACRVFSMFAALAVLLDFLLQITAFVALIVFDFLRAEDRRVDCFPCIKIPSSNSDSDKGIGQRKPGLLARYMKEVHASILSIWGVKIVVVSVFVAFTMASIALCTRIEPGLEQKIVLPQDSYLQGYFDNVSEYLRIGPPLYFVVKNYNYSSESRHTNQLCSISQCDSGSLLNEIARASLIPESSYIAKPAASWLDDFLVWLSPEAFGCCRKFSNGTYCPPDDQPPCCSSDGSSCGLGGVCKDCTTCFHHSDLHNDRPSTAQFRNKLPWFLSSLPSADCAKGGHGAYTNSVELKGYENGVIQASEFRTYHTPLNKQIDYVNSMRAAREFSSKVSDSLKIQIFPYSVFYMFFEQYLDIWRTALINLAIAIGAVFIVCLVITCSLWSSAIILLVLAMIVVDLMGVMAILNIQLNAVSIVNLVMSVGIAVEFCVHITHAFLVNSGDRDQRIKEALGTMGASVFSGITLTKLVGVIVLCFSRTEVFVVYYFQMYLALVLLGFLHGLVFLPVILSMFGPPSRCVVTNGRENQPSASSQL, translated from the exons ATGGGTTTCTTCGGCGGAAAATGGGGGCTCCGTCTAGGGTTTGTGTCGGCGATTCTGTATTTACAG GGCTTATTTACTGTATCTATAGAGAGTGCAGAGAGGCCCAATACACGGTTTCTTTTGATGTCTAATGTTACATCTCG GGAAAGGCACTCTGTAGAATATTGTGcaatgtatggtatatgtggaGCACGCAGTGATGGAAAAGTAGTGAACTGCCCCTATGGTTCTCCATCTGTGAAG CCAGACGAGCTGCTTTCTTCAAAGGTCCAAAGTTTGTGTCCAACAATCACTGGCAATGTTTGTTGTACAGAGGCTCAATTTGACACTCTACGGGCCCAAGTCCAGCAA GCAATTCCTTTACTTGTAGGATGTCCTGCTTGCTTGAGGAACTTCTTGAATTTGTTTTGTGAGCTTTCCTGCTCGCCAAATCAAAGTTTATTCATCAATGTGACTTCTATTTCCAAG ATCAACAATAACATGACTGTGAACGGGATTGATTTTTTTGTATCTGATGCTTTTGGTGAAGGGTTATATAACTCCTGCAAGGATGTAAAGTTTGGTACCATGAATAGTCGAGCCCTAGAATTTATTGGTGCCGGTGCTCAAAATTTCAAAG ACTGGTTTTCTTTTATTGGTAGACGAGCTGGCCTTAATATGCCAGGTTCACCATTTGCCATTAATTTCCTGTCAACTGCTACTGAGTCATCTGGAATGAAACCTATGAATGTATCTACTTATTCCTGCGGTGACACATCACTGGGCTGTTCATGTGGTGATTGTCCTTCATCTCCTGTCTGTTCTAATTCGCTGCCTCCTTCCCCCAacaaaaagggttcatgttcaGTGAGAATTGGGTCTCTCAAG GCAAAATGTATTGAATTTGCCTTAGCAATCCTCTATATTATATTGGTTTCTTTGTTTTTTGGGTGGGGTTTGTTTCATCGTACAAGAGAAAGGAACCCTGCTTCTAGAAGAAAGCCATTGTTCCGTTCCATGGATGGTAGTGCACTCCATTCCATGAACAGGCATAAAGATGAGAACATCCCTGTGCAG AAGTTTGAGGATGCTCCTCAAGTTAGAAGTGGGGTTCAACTTTCAATTGTGCAAGGATACATGTCAAATTTCTACAG GAAATATGGAACAATGGTTGCTAGACATCCAACCCTTGTGTTGTTTTCATCTTTGGCTTTAGTTCTTCTACTTTGTTTAGGTCTGATCCATTTCAAGGTGGAGACACGGCCTGAGAAG CTCTGGGTAGGGCCAGGAAGCAAAGCTGCAGAAGAGAAACAGTTTTTTGACAGCCACCTAGCCCCTTTTTACAGGATAGAACAG CTTATCTTGGCTACAATTCCAGATGCAATTCATGGCAAATCTCCCAGTATTGTGACAGAGAAAAACATCAAATTACTTTTTGAAATACAAAGGAAG GTTGATGGGATCCGTGCCAATTATTCTGGGTCAGTGGTTTCTCTGACTGACATTTGCATGAAGCCACTTGGCCAGGATTGTGCCACTCAAAGTGTTCTGCAG TATTTCAAGTTCGATGCCAAAAATTATGACGATTATGGAGGAGTTGAACATGCTGAATATTGTTTTCAG AATTATGCATCTGCGGATAAATGCAGGAGTGCTTTTAAAGCCCCACTTGATCCAAGCACTGCATTAGGGGGCTTCTCTGGGAACAATTTTTCTGAG GCTTCTGCATTTATAGTGACTTATCCTGTAAACAACGCGATTGATAAAGAAGGAAATAGAACTCAAAAGGCAGTGGCTTGGGAAAAGGCTTTCATTCAGCTAGCAAAA GATGAGCTATTGACATTGGTGCAATCTCAAAATCTAACACTTTCATTTTCATCGGAAAGCTCGATTGAGGAAGAACTAAAAAGAGAAAGTACCGCAGATGCCATAACTATATTG ATTAGCTATCTTGTGATGTTTGCTTACATTTCTTTGACTTTGGGCGATATGAATCGGGTATCCTTCTTTTATATTTCCTCCAAG ATATTGCTCGGTCTTTGTGGAGTTGCACTGGTCATGCTCTCTGTTCTTGGTTCAGTAGGATTCTTCAGTGCCATTGGAGTAAAATCTACACTAATCATCATGGAAGTCATTCCTTTTCTCGTTCTAGCT GTTGGTGTGGATAACATGTGTATCCTGGTGCATGCTGTTAAGCGGCAACCATTGGAGCTGCCCCTAGAGGGACGAATAAGTAATGCACTTGTGGAAGTTGGACCATCCATTACACTTGCTAGTCTATCGGAGGTTTTAGCTTTTGCAGTTGGAAGTTTTATTCCTATGCCTGCATGTCGAGTGTTCTCCATGTTTGCAG CATTGGCTGTTCTCCTGGACTTCCTTTTGCAAATTACTGCCTTTGTTGCATTGAtagtttttgactttttgagAGCTGAGGATAGGAGAGTTGATTGTTTTCCATGTATAAAAATCCCTTCATCAAACTCTGATTCTGATAAAG GTATTGGTCAGAGGAAACCTGGTTTACTGGCTCGATACATGAAG GAGGTTCATGCATCCATTCTCAGTATTTGGGGAGTTAAAATAGTTGTTGTTTCTGTCTTTGTTGCTTTTACAATGGCAAGCATT GCATTATGTACTAGGATTGAACCTGGTCTGGAGCAAAAGATTGTTCTGCCCCAAGACTCTTATCTTCAG GGTTACTTTGATAATGTTTCAGAGTATCTTAGAATTGGGCCACCATTGTATTTTGTTGTGAAGAATTACAACTATAG TTCAGAATCAAGGCATACAAACCAGTTGTGCTCCATTAGCCAATGTGATTCAGGTTCTCTTTTAAATGAG ATCGCTCGAGCATCCTTGATACCAGAATCAAGCTACATTGCTAAACCAGCTGCTTCATGGCTTGATGATTTCCTTGTCTGGCTCTCTCCGGAAGCCTTTGGTTGCTGTCGGAAATTTTCAAATGGAACTTATTGTCCTCCCGATGATCAG CCTCCATGTTGTTCTTCTGATGGAAGTTCTTGTGGCTTGGGTGGAGTATGCAAAGATTGTACCACG TGTTTCCATCACTCTGATTTGCATAATGATCGTCCATCTACAGCACAATTCAGGAATAAACTTCCATGGTTTCTTAGTTCTCTACCCTCTGCCGATTGTGCTAAAGGTGGCCATGGGGCGTACACTAACAGTGTGGAACTGAAAG GGTATGAGAATGGTGTTATTCAAGCATCAGAGTTCCGTACATATCACACACCCCTTAACAAGCAA ATAGACTATGTTAATTCAATGAGGGCTGCACGAGAGTTCTCTTCAAAGGTTTCTGATTCTTTAAAG ATCCAGATATTTCCATATTCAGTGTTTTACATGTTTTTTGAGCAATATCTTGACATATGGAGAACAGCATTGATCAATCTTGCTATAGCTATTG GTGCAGTATTTATTGTTTGTTTAGTTATAACTTGCAG TCTATGGAGTTCAGCAATCATTTTACTGGTGTTGGCTATGATTGTTGTGGATCTCATG GGTGTAATGGCAATTTTGAATATCCAGCTGAATGCAGTGTCCATTGTTAATCTTGTGATGTCTGTAGGCATCGCTGTTGAGTTTTGCGTGCATATAACACATGCTTTCTTG GTAAACAGCGGGGACAGAGACCAACGCATTAAGGAGGCTCTGGGTACAATGGGTGCTTCTGTCTTCAg TGGAATTACACTCACAAAGCTTGTCGGGGTGATCGTTCTTTGCTTTTCAAGGACAGAAGTTTTTGTG gtTTATTACTTCCAAATGTATCTAGCATTGGTCCTCCTTGGTTTCTTGCATGGGCTTGTATTTTTACCT GTAATACTGAGCATGTTTGGTCCGCCCTCGAGGTGTGTGGTAACCAACGGGCGAGAAAATCAGCCATCTGCCTCATCTCAGCTATAA